A single Deinococcus betulae DNA region contains:
- a CDS encoding DcrB-related protein, with protein MTALRLTAALVLLTSVAHAATYKDASGTFSATAPAGWKQGTYPGTAVVFAAPPSNGFAPNINVIVQTVPAGTTQAAYHKLSVAQIGQLITDGKVLGNKAVSVGGLSGNQVAYTGRQGQYKLYFISTYAVKGTKAYVITATTLQGQEAKLSPVNVAFVKGFKVLK; from the coding sequence ATGACTGCTTTGCGCCTGACCGCTGCCCTTGTTCTGCTGACCAGCGTGGCCCACGCCGCCACCTACAAAGACGCCTCTGGAACGTTTTCGGCCACGGCGCCGGCCGGCTGGAAACAGGGTACGTATCCCGGCACAGCGGTGGTCTTTGCGGCGCCGCCCTCGAACGGGTTTGCCCCCAACATCAACGTCATTGTGCAGACAGTTCCGGCGGGCACCACCCAGGCGGCTTACCACAAGCTCAGTGTGGCGCAGATCGGTCAGCTCATCACCGACGGTAAGGTGCTGGGCAACAAGGCCGTGAGCGTGGGTGGCCTGAGTGGCAATCAGGTGGCCTACACCGGGCGCCAGGGGCAGTACAAGCTCTATTTCATCTCGACTTACGCGGTCAAGGGCACCAAAGCGTATGTCATTACCGCGACGACCCTTCAAGGTCAAGAAGCGAAGCTATCGCCAGTTAATGTCGCGTTCGTCAAGGGCTTCAAAGTGCTGAAGTAA
- the nspC gene encoding carboxynorspermidine decarboxylase, translating into MTASDLQLPAVTPADTVDFTAIPSPAFVLDESRLRRNLSLIAHVQRESGAQIIVAFKGFSMWSAFPLLREYGITGATASSLNEALLAKEEMQGEVHVYAPAYSDEDFPRILELADHLVFNSFSQWQRFKPQVEAARASGRTIYVGIRVNPEYAEVETDLYNPAGPFSRLGVTRREFRADLMDGVDGLHFHTLCEKDSDTLERTLEVLERNFGDVLRQVKWVNFGGGHLMTREGYDIPRLIRVVRAFREKWGVHVILEPGSAFGWQTGWLVSSVLDVVHNVKDAVLLDISVSAHMPDVLEMPYRPRILGAGDPPEHDHREAVDAPPGHAYLIGGTTCLAGDVVGEYVFEQPLAIGDRVVFDDMIHYTMVKTTFFNGVKHPDIGILRMDGCYERVKTFGYEDFKAKLS; encoded by the coding sequence ATGACGGCTTCTGACCTTCAATTGCCCGCTGTGACCCCGGCCGACACCGTGGACTTCACGGCTATTCCCAGTCCGGCCTTTGTGCTGGACGAATCCCGTCTGCGCCGCAACCTCTCCCTGATTGCCCACGTGCAGCGTGAAAGTGGGGCGCAGATCATCGTGGCGTTCAAAGGTTTTTCCATGTGGTCGGCCTTCCCGCTGCTGCGCGAGTACGGCATCACTGGCGCCACCGCCAGCAGTCTGAACGAAGCGCTCCTGGCCAAAGAAGAAATGCAGGGGGAGGTGCATGTGTACGCCCCGGCCTACAGCGACGAGGACTTTCCCCGCATTCTGGAACTGGCCGACCACTTGGTGTTTAATTCCTTCTCGCAGTGGCAGCGGTTTAAGCCCCAGGTCGAGGCGGCGCGGGCTTCTGGGCGGACTATCTACGTCGGCATTCGCGTCAACCCCGAATACGCCGAGGTCGAAACGGACCTGTACAACCCCGCTGGCCCCTTTTCCCGCCTGGGGGTTACCCGCCGGGAATTTCGCGCTGACCTGATGGACGGCGTGGACGGCCTGCACTTTCACACGCTGTGTGAGAAGGACAGTGACACCCTGGAGCGCACCCTGGAGGTGTTGGAGCGCAACTTCGGTGATGTGCTGAGGCAAGTGAAATGGGTCAACTTCGGCGGCGGCCACCTGATGACCCGCGAGGGCTACGACATCCCGCGCCTCATTCGGGTGGTGCGGGCTTTCCGAGAGAAGTGGGGCGTCCACGTCATCCTGGAGCCGGGCAGCGCTTTTGGCTGGCAGACGGGCTGGCTGGTCAGCAGCGTGCTGGACGTGGTGCACAACGTCAAAGACGCTGTGCTGCTGGACATTTCTGTGTCGGCGCATATGCCGGATGTGCTGGAAATGCCTTACCGCCCCCGCATTCTGGGTGCCGGCGATCCCCCCGAACATGACCACCGGGAAGCGGTGGACGCCCCCCCCGGCCACGCTTACCTGATTGGCGGAACCACCTGCCTGGCCGGTGACGTAGTGGGCGAATATGTCTTTGAGCAGCCGCTGGCAATCGGCGACCGCGTGGTCTTTGACGACATGATCCATTACACGATGGTCAAGACAACCTTTTTTAACGGCGTCAAGCACCCGGATATCGGCATTCTGAGAATGGATGGGTGCTATGAACGGGTGAAAACCTTCGGCTATGAGGACTTCAAGGCCAAACTGAGCTGA